Genomic DNA from Paenibacillus sp. KS-LC4:
CAAAACCTATTCTGTACAAGGTGACTACCCAGGCTCGGCAGCGATTTTAGCAGCTGCGGCAGTGACGCAATCGGATGTCATCGTGCATCGACTCGTTGAGAAAAGCAAGCAGGGCGAGCGTGCGATCGTGGATGTGCTTAAAATGATGGAAGTGCCGCTTACTCATCATAATGACATCGTTCATGTCAAGGGCAATGGCAGGCTGAAAGCTGTAGAATTTGACGGCGACCAAGCGACGGATGCGGTGCTGGCAATGGTAGCAGCAGCCGTATTTGCTGAAGGCACCTCACGCTTCTATGATGTTGAAAATTTGCGCTATAAGGAATGCGACCGCATTACCGACTATTTGAACGAGCTTCGCAAAGCGGGCGCGAATGTAGAAGAGCGTCAAAGCGAAATTATCGTTCACGGACGACCTGAAGGCGTTGAAGGCGGCGTTGAAATCAATGCGCATTATGATCACCGCGTCATTATGGCGCTCACGATTGTCGGACTGCGCTCGAAGCAGCCAATCCGCATCCGCGACGCGCACCATGTAGCGAAGTCTTACCCGATTTATTTTGACCATTTGAAGGCGCTTGGTGCGAACGTAGAGTGGGTAGAATAAGCTAGCGTTAGGGAAATAACGAGGTGGATGATGGGAGGAGTGGCTCATATGGCATTTGAAAATCCTTCGCGTGAGAAAATAAAGCAGCTTCTTGAGCAAAGTGCTACTGTAGCGGTGGTCGGCTTGTCGGACAAGCCTGACCGCGTCTCCTATATGGTATCGCAGGCCATGCAGGCGAAAGGCTATCGCATTATTCCGGTCAATCCGGCTGTGAAGGCGGCAGAAATTTTGGGTGAAACCCGCTACGAGACGTTAAGCGATATTCCATTTAAAGTGGACATCGTCAATGTTTTCAGACGCAGTGAGCACACCCCGCCAGTTGCAGAGGAAGCGGTTGCTATTGGTGCGAAGATTTTGTGGCTCCAGCTCGGCATAGCGAGTGATGAAGCGGCAAGCATCGCTGAAGCAGGCGGATTGCAGGTCATTATGGACCGCTGCATTAAGGTTGAGGATTCGATATTGCTGTAAATATAGGAAAGGATATGATTTGTCATCCTTGCTCTATATCCAAAACCTGACTGTAATAAAAAACCGAGCGACTTAGGCATAATAAGAAAGGCTTCACGGGCGATACAGTGTGTCGTTCATGAAGACTTTCTTTTTTAATGTCGAGGAGGACAACACGTGAATCAAATGTCGCAACAGCCAGGATATTTCCAAGGGCAGCAAGGTCAACTGGGTCAGCAAGGTCAATTTTCGAACCATTATCAACCATCAGGCTTTGTTCAGTCGCATTACCAAGGCCAACTGAGCCAACCGACCTTCAACCAGACCCAAAGCAGCATTGTGCAATCTCCATTTGGCGGTAATCAGGCGACGAATCAGCACAGCTACAGCTCTGCTGCATATATGCCAAGCTATCAACAAAATACAGGTTTAACGCATCAATATCAGCCAAATAGCGGTTACCAATCGTTCACGGCTCAGCAGCATATGCCAAGCTATACATCGCATCTTGGCTCAGCTAATTATGCTACAAACCCGGTCATTTCGCACTTAGGCTACCAGGCGAGTCCGCAGCAGCATTATGCACAGTCTCATACGGGGTACACGGGGTATGCGGGCCAAAACCAAAACTTCTCAAGCGGCGGATATGCAGGAATGTCCAATAACCAAAACCAAACGCATGGCGGCATGCCGGTGCAATCGGCGACAGGTCAAAATCCGGTATACCATGCAACGAACGCTTATGCACAGTCCGGTCCGGTCATTTCGCAATTGGGGTGGCAGGCTGGCCCAAATCGCTAAGCCAATCACGCAGGGCTTAAGCTAAGCCCGCCGCTGTTGCGTTATTATAAGGAACAATCATCAACAAGAGCGGGCCGAAAGGCCCGCTCTTCACTTTGACAAAACGTGCGGAAAGCCTTACCATCGAGGAAAAGACATTTTAATCAGCAAAGGGGGTACGAAAGTGAACATATTAGGAAGCCTGCAGCAGCTCGGAAGAGCATTTATGCTGCCAATGATTGTGCTTCCAGCAGCAGCCATATTTTCGAGCCTCAGTCAATTGCCATGGGATTATATTGGAATGCCGCAGCTTACGGTTTATTTGCAGGCCGCAAGCCATGCCATTTTTACTTACCTTCCTTATTTGTTTGCGGTAGGCATTGCGCTCGGCATGACAGGAAATGCGCTCGCAGCTGCTTTATCGGCGCTTGGCGGGATGTTCATTTATGTAGGCATCACGCAGACAGCTGTGCCGGAAATTGAGCCGACGGTGTTTATCGGAACGTTGATGGGTATTATCTCAGGCTTTAGCTACGAACGATTTAAAAATTTGCGTTTGCCTGAATACATACAGTTTTTCGGAGGGCCGCGGTTTGTGCCGCTGTTCGTCAGCTTTATATCGGTCTTATTTTCTATATTTATGATTGGACTCACGCCATATATTGAACGGATGCTTGAGGAGCTAGGAAACATTGTAGCTTCAGGAGGCGGGTTCGGTGTTTTTCTTTATGGCTTTGTCCATCGGATTTTGGTTGTGTTTGGCCTGCACCATCTTGTCAGCCATGTTTTCTGGTTCCAAATTGGCGGTTATACGATGGCGGATGGGACAACCGTGTATGGCGATTTGCCGCGGTTTTTCGCTGGAGATCCGACAGCAGGCGTGTTTATGGCGGGGATGTATCCGACGATGATGTTTGCACTGCCCGCCATCGCGCTTGCCATTATTCATGAGGCAAGGGAGGATCTTAAGCCTAAAATCCGCAAAACGTTTATGTACGCGGCGTTAGCCTCCTTTTTGACCGGTGTGACCGAGCCTGTGGAATTTGCCTTTCTGTTCGTTGCGCCCTATTTGTTCGTCGTTCATGCGCTGCTCTCAGGCGTCATTATGTGGGTGACGTATGAGCTGGGCATTCGCCATGGCTTTTCATTTTCGGGCGGAGCGATTGATTTTATCGTCAACGAGCATTTGGCTACGCGGGGCTGGCTGCTCATACCTATTGGTATCGTGGTCGGGCTCATTTATTATTTTCTATTCCGCTGGGCGATCGACCGTTTTCAAATTCCGACTCCAGGGCGCGAGGAAGGCTCGCATCTCGATGAGTGGGCTGGCGATATTCCGCAGCGTGCGCCGCTTATTTTACAGGCGATTGGCGGCAAGGACAATATTGTGAAAATGGAATCATGCATTACGCGGCTGCGCTTGAAGGTAGCTAATGAGAAGCAGCTTGATATCGCGGCGCTGCGTAATTTGGGAGCAGCCGGGGTCATTCGTCTTGGCGGCGGCAATGTGCAGGTCGTATTCGGTACGTATTCGGAGCTGATTCGCGGTGAAATTTTGAATACGATTCAGCGGGACCAACAGCAGGTGCTGTTCAGCTCACCGATGCAAGGAAAGATGATTGCGCTCAGTGAAGTGCCCGATCCGATTTTTTCCGGCAAGCTGGTTGGCGATGGTGTTGCCTTTATACCGGATAAAGGGGAGCTCGTCTCGCCTGTCAAAGGGGAAGTTATTCATATTTACCCGACCATGCATGCGATTGGCATTCGAACCCCGGAAGGGCTTGAGGTGCTGCTTCATATCGGCATTGATACGTCACTGCTTGGCGGCAAAGGTTATTTCAAGGCCGTTGTCAAAGAAGGGGACATGGTGCTTCCAGGCGAATTGCTCATTCGCTTTAATTTGCAGCAGGTGCGCAAGGAAAGCAAATCGCTGGCGACTCCGATGGTCATTACCAATTCGGATCTCGTGCGTTCATGGCGATTTGCACCATATAAAACGGTTAAAAAAGGACAATCTTCCGTAATGTCGGTCGTGCTTAAAGAGATACAAGTTGGAGGGGAAAGGCCATGATACAAGGTATTGGAGCGTCAGCAGGCATAGCGATCGGAAAATCTTTCGTATTGCCCAGCTGGGAGTGGGAGCTGCCGGAGCAGCGCATCGATGTAGCTGATTTTGCTCGTGAGTTCGAGCGTGTTTATGAAGGCATCCGAACGTCAAAATTCGAAATCGAGCAAATGAAGGACGAGCTGCGGGAAGTGGTTGGTCCTTCGGAAACCCATATTTTTGACGCGCATCTTGCGATTTTGGACGACCCGGTGTTTATGAATGAAATTCAAGGCATTATTAGCCGGCAATACAAGGCAGCAGAGGTTGCAGTCAAGGAAGCGATTGATCATTTTGTGACGATGTTTGATTTGCTGGATGATGAATATATGAAGGAGCGTGCGCTGGACATAAAGGATGTCGGCAATCGGCTGCTCAAGCATTTGCTTGGTGTGCCGGAAATTAAGCTGCCATCTAACACAAAGCCGTTTATTCTTGTCGCCAAGGAGCTTTCTCCTTCGCAGCTTGCCCATATTAATCCGCAAAATGTACTTGGCATTGTTACGCTGGCAGGCAGCACGACTTCCCATTCCGCTATTATGGCGAGGGCGCTCGGCGTTCCGCTCGTCGTTGGAGTGGAGGCGAAGCTGGAGGAACCGATTCAGACGGGCCAAATGATCGTGCTCGATGGCGGTGACGGTGTCATGTATGTACAGCCGCCTCAGGAGATTGTCGAGCTTTATTCAGCGAAACAGCGGCAGCAGCAAGAAGCAAAAACCCGTCTGCGCGATATCGTCGATCATAAGCCGATAACGCCGGATGGCAAGCGGCTGGAGCTTGCGGCCAATATCAGCTCCTTCAAAGAGCTGGAAATTGCTTTATCGAGCGGGGCGCATGGCGTCGGTTTGTTCCGCACCGAGTTTTTATATATGGACCGCAATCGCTTCCCGCGGGAGGAGGAGCAGTTCGAGGTATACCGCAGCGTAGCGGAGAAGCTTGAA
This window encodes:
- the ptsP gene encoding phosphoenolpyruvate--protein phosphotransferase, with protein sequence MIQGIGASAGIAIGKSFVLPSWEWELPEQRIDVADFAREFERVYEGIRTSKFEIEQMKDELREVVGPSETHIFDAHLAILDDPVFMNEIQGIISRQYKAAEVAVKEAIDHFVTMFDLLDDEYMKERALDIKDVGNRLLKHLLGVPEIKLPSNTKPFILVAKELSPSQLAHINPQNVLGIVTLAGSTTSHSAIMARALGVPLVVGVEAKLEEPIQTGQMIVLDGGDGVMYVQPPQEIVELYSAKQRQQQEAKTRLRDIVDHKPITPDGKRLELAANISSFKELEIALSSGAHGVGLFRTEFLYMDRNRFPREEEQFEVYRSVAEKLEGKTVIIRTLDIGGDKQLDYFNIAEEDNPFLGYRAIRISLDRKDLFKVQLRAILRASHYGQVKLMYPLISSVEEVRAANAVLAEAKQELEQEGQPYNRDLQVGVMIEVPAAVIIADLLAGEVDFFSIGTNDLVQFTLAVDRMNEEISYLYEPFHPAVLRMLKLTIDAARRNGIKVGVCGELAGDVKALPIWLSLDVDELSISSHSLLQVKERLLRTRQEDSRLLLPKLLECRTSADIHELLGKFMDENDARRQSASMS
- a CDS encoding CoA-binding protein, whose amino-acid sequence is MAFENPSREKIKQLLEQSATVAVVGLSDKPDRVSYMVSQAMQAKGYRIIPVNPAVKAAEILGETRYETLSDIPFKVDIVNVFRRSEHTPPVAEEAVAIGAKILWLQLGIASDEAASIAEAGGLQVIMDRCIKVEDSILL
- a CDS encoding glucose PTS transporter subunit IIA encodes the protein MNILGSLQQLGRAFMLPMIVLPAAAIFSSLSQLPWDYIGMPQLTVYLQAASHAIFTYLPYLFAVGIALGMTGNALAAALSALGGMFIYVGITQTAVPEIEPTVFIGTLMGIISGFSYERFKNLRLPEYIQFFGGPRFVPLFVSFISVLFSIFMIGLTPYIERMLEELGNIVASGGGFGVFLYGFVHRILVVFGLHHLVSHVFWFQIGGYTMADGTTVYGDLPRFFAGDPTAGVFMAGMYPTMMFALPAIALAIIHEAREDLKPKIRKTFMYAALASFLTGVTEPVEFAFLFVAPYLFVVHALLSGVIMWVTYELGIRHGFSFSGGAIDFIVNEHLATRGWLLIPIGIVVGLIYYFLFRWAIDRFQIPTPGREEGSHLDEWAGDIPQRAPLILQAIGGKDNIVKMESCITRLRLKVANEKQLDIAALRNLGAAGVIRLGGGNVQVVFGTYSELIRGEILNTIQRDQQQVLFSSPMQGKMIALSEVPDPIFSGKLVGDGVAFIPDKGELVSPVKGEVIHIYPTMHAIGIRTPEGLEVLLHIGIDTSLLGGKGYFKAVVKEGDMVLPGELLIRFNLQQVRKESKSLATPMVITNSDLVRSWRFAPYKTVKKGQSSVMSVVLKEIQVGGERP